One Thomasclavelia spiroformis DSM 1552 DNA window includes the following coding sequences:
- the recO gene encoding DNA repair protein RecO: MTINNEESIEGLVLKNKPYKESDMLVWIYTKTYGKMALIARGVKKMKSKNAPACQTISLGEYLFIPRKGLSTLIKGSVIDYFVHIKEDIELEAYASYFIEYVYKYILDNDPDEECYNNLLLALKYLNSGYDPRLVYLLFNAYILKATGCALEVEQCSVCGDSSHIAGISISSGGFVCKECLGMYDMRLSIEVLKGFRYINKCSLENIDLLKLDDDVIDQLTEIMNAYIDEFTGLVFQSRKFILQLSNF, translated from the coding sequence ATGACTATTAATAATGAAGAAAGTATCGAAGGGCTTGTTTTAAAAAACAAGCCCTATAAAGAAAGTGATATGTTAGTATGGATATATACTAAAACTTATGGCAAAATGGCTTTAATTGCTCGTGGTGTAAAGAAGATGAAAAGTAAAAACGCTCCAGCTTGTCAAACAATTTCTTTAGGTGAATATTTATTTATACCTAGAAAGGGGTTATCAACATTAATAAAAGGATCAGTAATTGATTATTTTGTTCATATTAAAGAAGATATTGAATTAGAAGCATATGCTAGTTATTTTATTGAATATGTTTATAAATATATTTTAGATAATGATCCTGATGAAGAGTGCTATAATAATTTACTTTTAGCACTTAAATATTTAAATAGCGGTTATGATCCTAGATTAGTTTATCTATTATTTAATGCTTATATTTTAAAGGCAACTGGTTGTGCTTTAGAAGTGGAGCAATGTAGTGTATGTGGAGACAGTAGTCATATAGCGGGAATCTCGATTAGTAGTGGTGGTTTTGTTTGTAAAGAATGTTTGGGGATGTATGATATGCGTTTATCAATTGAGGTATTAAAGGGATTTCGTTATATTAATAAATGTTCATTAGAAAATATTGATTTACTTAAGCTTGATGATGATGTGATTGATCAATTGACTGAAATTATGAATGCTTATATTGATGAATTTACAGGGTTAGTATTTCAAAGTCGTAAGTTTATTTTACAGTTAAGTAATTTTTAA
- the ybeY gene encoding rRNA maturation RNase YbeY, with translation MKIDFALINEVNDFKEDYYQDYLNIINEASKQLEISDDLELSCILVDDQKIHEINKEYRNIDRATDVISFALEDSEQYYVEGMARNIGDIFISVDHALMQANEYGHSLKREMCFLFTHGLLHLLGFDHMEKEDEEKMIAMQKKILNALKIER, from the coding sequence ATGAAAATTGATTTTGCACTAATAAATGAAGTAAATGATTTTAAAGAAGATTATTATCAAGATTATTTAAATATTATTAATGAAGCAAGTAAACAATTAGAAATCAGTGATGATCTTGAATTATCGTGTATTTTAGTTGATGATCAAAAAATACATGAAATTAATAAAGAATATCGTAATATTGATCGAGCTACCGATGTTATTAGTTTTGCTTTGGAAGATAGTGAGCAATATTATGTTGAAGGAATGGCAAGAAATATTGGAGATATTTTTATTTCAGTTGATCATGCATTGATGCAAGCTAATGAATATGGACATAGTTTAAAAAGGGAAATGTGTTTTTTGTTTACGCATGGTTTATTGCATCTTTTAGGCTTTGATCATATGGAAAAAGAAGATGAAGAAAAAATGATTGCGATGCAAAAAAAGATTTTAAATGCATTGAAAATTGAGCGATAA
- a CDS encoding chromate transporter, translating to MLLWKLLISFIQIGAFSFGGGYAALPLIQHQVVELHNWLSFNEFSDLITISQMTPGPIAINSATFVGLKIDGLLGAIVATLGCIIPSCIIVSLIAYVYLKYKQMSVIQSILKYIRPAVVAMIGVSGLLIIQDSFFSKTNVNISSIIIFIVSIILLRVKKLNPIFVMIIAGITQVIITYLIK from the coding sequence ATGTTATTATGGAAATTGTTGATTAGTTTTATCCAGATTGGTGCTTTTAGTTTTGGTGGTGGTTATGCGGCATTGCCATTAATTCAACATCAGGTAGTCGAGCTTCATAATTGGTTATCATTTAATGAATTTAGTGATTTGATTACGATTTCACAAATGACACCTGGTCCAATTGCAATTAATTCAGCTACTTTTGTTGGTTTAAAAATTGATGGTCTTTTAGGAGCAATAGTAGCAACACTAGGCTGTATTATCCCTTCTTGTATCATTGTTTCTTTAATTGCCTATGTTTATTTAAAATATAAGCAGATGTCCGTTATTCAAAGTATTTTAAAATATATTCGACCAGCAGTAGTAGCAATGATTGGGGTATCAGGTTTACTTATTATCCAGGATAGTTTTTTTAGTAAAACTAATGTAAATATTAGTTCGATTATTATATTTATTGTTTCAATTATTTTATTACGAGTAAAAAAATTAAATCCTATTTTTGTCATGATTATCGCTGGAATAACGCAGGTAATAATCACCTATTTAATAAAATAA
- the era gene encoding GTPase Era, whose translation MFKSGFVSIVGRPNVGKSTLLNCILETKLAIMSDVAQTTRNTIQGIYTDDQAQIIFMDTPGIHKPQDRLGTFMNSTALNSIFGVDLVLFLAPANEKIGRGDKYIIERLKEADGPVFLILSKIDTVSKEELVVKLQQWQELFDFKEIIPISAKENNNVDLLLKTIKNYLPEGNMYYPKDHLTDHPERFVMAEFIREKILYFTREEVPHSVAIVIERMLEDENGVEIIATIVCDRKSQKGIIVGKQGAMIKKIRLNAQREMKRFLQVPVHLELFVKVENNWRNKQKYLKEFGYNEDDY comes from the coding sequence ATGTTTAAATCAGGATTTGTAAGCATAGTTGGTCGTCCTAACGTAGGGAAATCAACATTATTAAATTGTATATTAGAAACTAAATTAGCAATCATGTCTGATGTTGCTCAGACAACTAGAAATACGATTCAAGGAATTTATACTGATGATCAAGCGCAAATTATTTTTATGGATACACCAGGTATTCATAAACCTCAAGATCGTTTAGGAACATTTATGAATTCAACAGCATTAAATAGTATTTTTGGGGTTGATCTAGTCTTGTTTTTAGCTCCGGCTAATGAAAAGATTGGTCGTGGTGATAAATATATTATTGAAAGATTAAAAGAAGCAGATGGACCAGTATTTTTAATTTTAAGTAAAATTGATACAGTTAGTAAAGAAGAGTTGGTTGTTAAATTGCAACAATGGCAAGAATTATTTGATTTTAAAGAAATTATTCCAATTAGTGCAAAAGAAAATAATAATGTTGATCTGTTATTAAAAACGATCAAAAATTATTTACCCGAAGGAAATATGTATTATCCTAAAGATCATTTAACTGATCATCCTGAACGTTTTGTAATGGCAGAGTTTATTAGGGAAAAAATCTTATATTTTACAAGAGAGGAAGTTCCTCACAGTGTTGCAATTGTAATTGAAAGAATGCTTGAAGATGAAAATGGTGTTGAAATTATTGCAACGATTGTTTGTGATCGTAAGAGTCAAAAAGGAATTATTGTCGGTAAACAAGGGGCAATGATTAAAAAAATTCGTTTGAATGCCCAAAGAGAGATGAAACGTTTTTTACAAGTACCAGTTCATTTGGAGTTGTTTGTTAAAGTTGAAAATAACTGGCGTAATAAACAAAAATATTTAAAAGAATTTGGATATAATGAAGATGACTATTAA
- a CDS encoding alpha/beta fold hydrolase, translating to MKFSETFSSTTRTLINFDLYLPAVMIRYKGVVQIHHAMGEYVGRYRRFAEYLASDGFVVVVSDFPGHGMSLYNYEQGYFGVGDATVNLVEDMQRLRNIIASRFPDLPYFILGNELGSVVLRKYVAKYGDYIQGCIFMGTCGKLKRTNIAKVFLKGEVLLRGSMHRSKTLKKRLLKTKPYVTDDLEELEKYRDDPFTGFVYTNQAYSDILKLIKEVTSTSTIEKIPDYLSILIISGLKDVFGMLGKGPKWFYERLLDRGVKDLTLKLYDNSHQDILHDNQRREVYLDILTWLNERTYI from the coding sequence ATGAAATTTAGCGAAACTTTTTCATCTACAACTAGAACATTAATAAATTTTGATCTTTATTTACCAGCTGTGATGATTAGATATAAAGGTGTTGTACAAATTCATCATGCTATGGGAGAATATGTTGGACGTTATCGTCGTTTTGCTGAATATTTAGCAAGTGATGGATTTGTTGTTGTTGTAAGTGATTTTCCGGGTCATGGAATGTCTTTATATAATTATGAACAAGGATATTTTGGTGTTGGTGATGCAACAGTAAACTTAGTTGAAGATATGCAGCGACTTAGAAATATTATTGCTTCAAGATTCCCTGATTTGCCTTATTTTATTTTAGGTAATGAATTGGGCTCAGTTGTTTTAAGAAAGTATGTTGCTAAATATGGTGATTATATTCAAGGTTGTATTTTTATGGGAACTTGTGGTAAATTGAAAAGAACTAATATTGCCAAAGTGTTTTTAAAAGGTGAAGTGTTATTGCGTGGAAGTATGCATCGTTCAAAAACTCTAAAAAAACGGTTATTAAAAACTAAGCCATATGTAACTGATGATTTAGAAGAATTGGAAAAATATCGAGATGATCCATTTACTGGATTTGTATATACTAATCAAGCATATAGTGATATTTTAAAATTAATTAAAGAAGTTACTTCAACGTCTACAATTGAAAAAATTCCTGATTACCTATCAATTTTGATTATTTCAGGCTTAAAAGATGTATTTGGAATGTTAGGTAAAGGACCTAAATGGTTTTATGAACGTCTTTTAGATAGAGGGGTAAAAGATTTAACACTTAAATTATATGATAACAGTCATCAAGATATACTACATGATAATCAAAGACGTGAAGTATATTTAGATATCTTAACATGGTTGAATGAACGAACATATATTTAG
- a CDS encoding aspartate aminotransferase family protein produces the protein MSYYDRANDVFMKAYGRYDITFDHGKGVYLYDINGKKYLDFYSGIGVNSFGHDYQPYTDALCKQMHRLMHISNYFNSVEAIEAAEAVVKATKLNRVFFTNSGAEATEGALKLARKYYYEKHHQADSEIISLKHSFHGRTTGSVTLTGTPAYQEAFGPLLPGVKYASINDLESVKQLITPRTAAIIFEPVQGEGGIHVCSQEFMSGIRQLCDDHDIVMILDEVQCGMGRTGTIMTYFQYGIMPDIVCLAKGIGAGFPMGAFVANEKVGAALKPGDHGSTYGGNPMAGCACKTVFKIIEENNILEHVQDISEYLIEKLDELVEKYDVIKERRGLGLMIGLEFTNPVKPYIQKALDKGLIFVSAGNNVIRMLPPFIIEEKHVDEMIEILSAVIEEVNG, from the coding sequence ATGAGTTATTATGATAGAGCAAATGATGTTTTTATGAAGGCTTATGGTCGATATGATATTACTTTCGATCATGGAAAAGGTGTTTATTTATATGACATCAATGGTAAAAAGTATTTAGATTTTTATTCAGGAATTGGAGTTAATTCATTTGGCCATGATTATCAGCCATATACTGATGCTTTATGTAAGCAAATGCATCGTTTAATGCATATTTCTAATTATTTTAATAGCGTTGAAGCAATTGAAGCGGCTGAAGCGGTAGTAAAAGCAACTAAATTAAATCGTGTTTTCTTTACTAATAGTGGGGCTGAAGCAACTGAAGGTGCTTTGAAGTTAGCACGTAAGTATTATTATGAAAAACATCATCAAGCTGATAGTGAAATTATTAGTTTAAAACATTCATTTCATGGACGTACTACAGGTTCAGTTACTTTAACAGGAACACCAGCATACCAAGAAGCATTTGGTCCTTTGCTTCCAGGTGTTAAATATGCTTCAATTAATGATTTAGAGTCAGTTAAACAATTAATTACACCTCGTACTGCTGCAATTATTTTTGAACCAGTTCAAGGTGAAGGTGGTATTCATGTTTGCAGCCAAGAATTTATGAGTGGTATTAGACAATTGTGTGATGATCATGATATTGTAATGATCTTAGATGAAGTACAATGTGGTATGGGAAGAACAGGAACAATCATGACTTATTTCCAATATGGAATTATGCCAGATATTGTTTGTCTTGCTAAAGGAATTGGTGCTGGTTTTCCAATGGGGGCTTTCGTTGCAAATGAAAAAGTCGGAGCTGCTTTAAAACCTGGAGATCATGGATCTACTTATGGCGGTAATCCAATGGCAGGGTGTGCTTGTAAAACCGTGTTTAAGATTATTGAAGAAAATAATATTTTAGAACATGTTCAAGATATTAGTGAGTATTTGATTGAAAAATTAGATGAGTTGGTTGAAAAATATGATGTTATTAAAGAACGTCGTGGTTTAGGATTAATGATTGGATTAGAGTTTACTAATCCAGTAAAACCTTATATTCAAAAAGCTTTAGATAAAGGATTAATCTTTGTTAGTGCTGGTAATAATGTTATTAGAATGTTACCACCATTTATTATTGAAGAAAAACATGTTGATGAAATGATTGAGATTTTAAGTGCTGTAATTGAAGAAGTTAATGGATAG
- a CDS encoding chromate transporter, whose product MNKKMLFKLFITNLYLSAFTFGGGYVIVTLMKNKYVDELNWIEEKEMLDLVAIGQSAPGPIAVNGAIVIGFKLAGIKGALVSIIATIIPPFVIISLVSLFYEAFKSNEIISLILFGMQAAIGAIIASVTYDMARGIVDEHEKVLIVIMIIAFVLTYIYDISVVYIVIGCGLIGAIQSMVEYWRKR is encoded by the coding sequence ATGAATAAGAAGATGTTATTTAAATTATTTATTACTAATTTATATTTGAGTGCTTTTACTTTTGGTGGTGGATATGTAATTGTAACACTGATGAAAAATAAATATGTTGATGAGTTAAATTGGATTGAAGAAAAAGAAATGTTGGATCTAGTTGCGATTGGACAATCGGCACCAGGGCCAATTGCTGTAAATGGGGCGATTGTAATTGGTTTTAAATTAGCGGGAATTAAAGGTGCGCTTGTTTCAATAATAGCAACAATTATCCCGCCATTTGTGATTATCTCGTTAGTTTCATTATTTTATGAGGCTTTTAAAAGTAATGAAATAATTAGTTTAATTCTTTTTGGAATGCAAGCAGCTATTGGGGCGATAATTGCTTCGGTTACATATGATATGGCAAGAGGAATTGTTGATGAGCATGAAAAAGTATTGATTGTAATTATGATTATTGCTTTTGTATTAACATATATTTATGATATTAGTGTTGTTTATATTGTTATTGGCTGTGGTTTAATTGGAGCTATCCAAAGTATGGTTGAGTATTGGAGAAAAAGATGA
- a CDS encoding YgiQ family radical SAM protein: MSDFLPINRQEMEERGWQQPDFVYICGDGYVDHPSFGAAIICRTLESHGFKVCFLAQPDWHNVEEFRQFGKPRLGFLISSGNIDSMVNHYTVAKKRRHKDLYTPGGKGFKRPDRAVIVYSQMARQAYKDANIIIGGIEASLRRLGHYDYWDDKVRKSIIIDANADLLLYGMGENSIIEVAEALDSGLEIKYLTYLDGTVFKTKNLEDAHEPIILPSYEEICKDKVAYAKSFQIQYLNTDHYNAKTLVEPYQGWYVVQNRPNRPLTQREFDRAYSLDYNRTYHPSSEHIPAINEVKFSLISNRGCFGSCNFCALAFHQGRIVQTRSHESILSEASKMVWDPEFKGYIHDVGGPTANFRQPACKKQQKHGACPTKQCLWPKPCNNLEVSHQDYKELLNKLKMLPNIKKVFVRSGIRYDYLMYDKDDSFFRELVQNHISGQLKVAPEHISDRVLDKMGKPRRGLYEKFVDKYYRLNEEYNKKQFLVPYLMSSHPGCTLEDAIELAEYLRDIHHQPEQVQDFYPTPGTLSTAMYYTELDPRDMSKVYVPKTAKEKAMQRALIQYRNPKNYDLVYEALIKANRKDLIGFSKKCLIRPRKNNQQHRYPPKCNKQKRG, translated from the coding sequence GTGAGTGATTTTTTACCGATAAATCGTCAGGAAATGGAAGAAAGAGGTTGGCAGCAACCGGATTTTGTTTATATATGTGGAGATGGTTATGTTGATCATCCTTCATTTGGCGCTGCTATTATTTGTCGAACTTTAGAAAGTCATGGTTTTAAGGTTTGTTTTTTAGCTCAGCCAGATTGGCATAATGTTGAAGAATTTAGACAATTTGGAAAGCCTCGATTAGGGTTTTTGATTTCATCTGGAAATATTGATTCAATGGTTAATCATTATACGGTTGCTAAAAAACGTCGTCATAAAGATTTATATACGCCAGGAGGAAAGGGGTTTAAACGACCAGATCGTGCTGTAATCGTATATAGCCAAATGGCACGTCAAGCATATAAAGATGCCAATATTATTATTGGAGGCATTGAAGCTAGTTTAAGACGTCTTGGACATTATGATTATTGGGACGATAAAGTTCGTAAATCAATTATTATTGATGCTAATGCTGATTTATTATTATATGGAATGGGTGAAAATAGCATTATTGAAGTAGCTGAAGCTTTAGATAGTGGTTTAGAAATAAAGTATTTAACGTATTTAGATGGAACTGTTTTTAAAACCAAAAATCTTGAAGATGCCCATGAACCAATTATTTTACCTAGTTATGAAGAAATTTGTAAAGATAAAGTTGCTTATGCTAAATCTTTTCAAATTCAATATTTAAATACTGATCATTATAACGCTAAAACTTTAGTTGAACCATATCAAGGCTGGTATGTTGTTCAAAATCGACCAAATCGCCCACTAACACAACGTGAATTTGATCGAGCGTATTCATTAGATTATAATCGTACATATCATCCTAGTAGCGAGCATATTCCAGCTATTAATGAAGTGAAATTTTCATTGATTAGTAATCGTGGTTGTTTTGGCTCTTGTAATTTTTGTGCTTTGGCTTTTCATCAAGGAAGAATTGTTCAAACTCGTTCGCATGAATCGATTTTATCAGAAGCAAGTAAAATGGTTTGGGATCCGGAATTTAAAGGGTATATTCATGATGTAGGAGGACCAACTGCTAATTTTAGACAACCGGCTTGTAAAAAACAACAAAAACATGGAGCTTGTCCAACTAAACAATGTCTATGGCCAAAACCTTGTAATAATTTAGAAGTTAGTCATCAAGATTATAAGGAACTGTTAAATAAATTAAAGATGTTACCAAATATAAAAAAAGTATTTGTTCGTTCAGGAATTAGATATGATTATTTAATGTATGATAAAGATGATAGCTTTTTTAGAGAATTAGTTCAAAATCATATAAGTGGCCAATTAAAAGTAGCTCCTGAGCATATTAGCGATCGTGTTTTAGATAAAATGGGAAAACCACGTCGAGGTTTGTATGAAAAATTTGTTGATAAATATTATCGTTTAAATGAAGAATATAATAAAAAGCAATTTTTAGTTCCATATTTAATGTCATCACATCCAGGTTGTACCCTAGAAGATGCTATTGAATTAGCTGAATATTTACGAGATATTCATCATCAACCAGAGCAAGTACAAGATTTTTATCCGACTCCTGGAACTCTTTCAACTGCAATGTATTATACTGAATTAGATCCTCGAGATATGTCTAAAGTATATGTTCCAAAAACGGCTAAAGAAAAAGCAATGCAAAGAGCCTTGATTCAATATCGTAATCCTAAAAATTATGATTTAGTATATGAAGCATTAATTAAAGCAAATCGTAAAGATTTAATTGGTTTTTCAAAAAAATGTTTAATTAGACCTAGAAAGAATAATCAACAGCATAGATATCCACCAAAATGCAATAAACAAAAAAGAGGGTAA
- the cdd gene encoding cytidine deaminase: MLYQTIIDKAFEASKNSYSPYSNFKVGACLKTKDGKYFIGTNIENASYGASMCAERNAIYSAYCNGYRKNDIELLAVVASSDKIISPCGICRQVMSELLPENCLIILANFQEYKTILMKELLPMAFTEENLSCLNQDL; this comes from the coding sequence ATGTTATATCAAACAATCATTGATAAAGCTTTTGAAGCATCTAAAAATTCATATTCTCCATATTCTAATTTTAAAGTAGGAGCTTGTTTAAAAACTAAAGATGGCAAGTATTTTATCGGTACAAATATTGAAAACGCATCTTATGGTGCATCGATGTGTGCAGAAAGAAATGCGATATATAGTGCATATTGTAATGGTTATCGTAAAAATGATATTGAATTACTAGCAGTTGTTGCTAGTAGTGATAAGATTATTTCACCATGTGGAATATGTCGACAAGTAATGAGTGAGTTACTTCCTGAAAATTGTTTGATTATATTAGCAAATTTTCAGGAATATAAAACAATTTTAATGAAAGAATTATTGCCAATGGCATTTACAGAGGAAAATTTATCATGTTTAAATCAGGATTTGTAA
- a CDS encoding cysteine peptidase family C39 domain-containing protein, whose product MKKYPIYKQDDEYSCGAYCIKMLLKYYHHDIFIKEIKDRCRLTTEGISVYGMIRCLQSFNFDAKAYQCDFETLLKEAKLPCIIHVINDNMTHFMVLYKITKRYLIIGDPAKGLIRLKYEELEKIFTGVCICNEHVGRYVIKQGEKDYSFKEFLIKHLKSNYRDVIALLIKAIVISVCSIFGSFYFQGLINSIEEMDFYIVVIFSGIFIFVATIRIVIDYQRKNLEVEIQKKLNYEYVNKTVVKMMYLPFRYLSYSRQGAMLTRVQNLFSLSNFFIHFYTVVFMDLVLIMGIIVALFIFSVEIGIVVFIVLLIISLVVIKGMKRINEANKKIITSQERMNNGYLEYLKNFYNSHQFFLKQFAREKINYLFDKYNYNVFLRGKKFNDLNIVSEFLVQGLAFLVVLIASYYYKKGYISIGDIVLFYMLTSYLFEPLFNLISFIIEKDEIMIIYERYKEIIPEKKEKKIKLKDRIKEIKYDHITYSYGYNKPIIDHLDLVINNSLWLKGDTGAGKSTLLKLLMKHDDLVKGNILINNVDINKIELSSLYQKIIYLDKEPIFYQESLRFNLLLKSKNEQLMYQLLKEFELDELIDRLEMIVEVDGKPLSSGQRQVIMLIRALLLKPEVLILDEALSNVDDNKVSKILNYLYYKRKEIMVIIVAHQTKIVNQFYDCVIIKGGKIDR is encoded by the coding sequence ATGAAAAAATACCCAATATATAAACAAGATGACGAATATAGTTGTGGTGCTTATTGCATTAAGATGCTTTTAAAATATTATCATCATGATATTTTTATTAAAGAGATTAAAGATAGATGTCGCTTAACTACTGAAGGAATTAGCGTATATGGTATGATTAGATGTTTACAATCATTTAATTTTGATGCTAAAGCTTATCAATGTGATTTTGAAACATTATTAAAAGAAGCTAAATTACCATGTATTATTCATGTAATCAATGATAATATGACACATTTTATGGTTTTATATAAAATAACAAAACGATATTTAATAATTGGTGATCCAGCTAAGGGATTAATTAGATTAAAATATGAGGAATTAGAAAAAATATTTACCGGAGTATGTATTTGTAATGAACACGTTGGAAGATATGTAATAAAACAAGGAGAAAAGGATTATAGTTTTAAAGAGTTTTTAATTAAGCATTTAAAAAGTAATTATCGTGATGTAATTGCATTGCTGATTAAAGCAATTGTTATTTCTGTTTGTAGTATTTTTGGTTCGTTTTATTTTCAAGGGTTGATTAATTCGATTGAAGAGATGGATTTTTATATAGTTGTTATTTTTAGTGGAATCTTTATTTTTGTTGCAACAATAAGAATTGTTATAGATTATCAAAGGAAGAATTTGGAAGTTGAAATCCAAAAAAAACTAAACTATGAATATGTAAATAAAACGGTAGTTAAAATGATGTATTTACCATTTCGTTATTTATCATATAGTCGTCAAGGAGCTATGTTGACAAGAGTGCAAAATTTATTTTCTTTAAGCAATTTTTTTATTCATTTTTATACAGTTGTATTTATGGATTTAGTATTGATAATGGGTATTATTGTTGCATTGTTTATTTTTTCGGTTGAAATAGGGATTGTTGTGTTTATAGTATTATTGATAATTAGTTTAGTTGTAATTAAGGGAATGAAACGAATAAATGAGGCAAATAAAAAGATTATTACTAGTCAAGAGAGAATGAATAATGGGTATTTGGAATATTTAAAGAATTTTTATAATAGTCATCAGTTTTTTTTAAAACAGTTTGCTCGTGAAAAGATCAATTATTTATTTGATAAGTATAATTATAATGTTTTTTTACGGGGTAAAAAATTTAATGATTTAAATATTGTAAGTGAGTTTTTAGTTCAGGGATTAGCTTTTTTAGTTGTGTTAATTGCAAGTTATTATTATAAAAAAGGATATATTAGTATTGGGGATATTGTTTTGTTTTATATGTTGACGTCGTATTTGTTTGAACCGTTATTTAATTTAATTTCTTTTATTATTGAAAAAGATGAAATAATGATTATTTATGAACGATATAAAGAAATTATTCCAGAAAAAAAAGAGAAGAAAATCAAACTAAAAGATAGAATAAAAGAAATTAAATATGATCATATTACATATAGTTATGGTTATAATAAACCAATTATTGATCATTTAGATTTAGTAATTAATAACTCATTATGGCTAAAAGGAGATACCGGAGCTGGTAAATCAACATTATTAAAGCTATTGATGAAACATGATGATTTAGTAAAGGGTAATATTTTAATAAATAATGTAGATATTAATAAAATTGAATTATCTTCTTTGTATCAAAAAATTATTTATTTAGATAAAGAACCTATTTTTTATCAAGAATCATTACGTTTTAATCTTTTATTAAAAAGTAAAAATGAACAATTGATGTATCAATTATTAAAAGAATTTGAATTAGATGAATTAATTGATCGTTTAGAGATGATAGTGGAAGTAGATGGAAAACCTTTATCATCGGGACAACGTCAAGTAATCATGCTTATTCGTGCTTTGTTGTTAAAACCAGAAGTATTGATCTTAGATGAAGCTTTAAGTAATGTCGATGATAATAAAGTGTCTAAAATTTTAAATTATCTTTATTATAAGCGTAAGGAAATAATGGTAATTATTGTTGCTCATCAAACAAAAATAGTGAATCAATTTTATGATTGTGTTATAATTAAAGGCGGAAAAATTGATAGATGA